Proteins encoded by one window of Fibrobacter sp. UWT2:
- a CDS encoding DnaA ATPase domain-containing protein: MTNSVALLNSESSVWQLVLDRAHIECNDYLGLEILDMVGYEGFFDGYAQITVPDEFRRDWVNAHYAGVLRTAFSEVLGESFVDFKISIAASEKSVQVMSTPAAPKLPPVRPARVAAKKRAPRLKLSLYAGYTFENFIEGDCNFTACEACKSVAEKPGDPALNPLFVYGKSGLGKTHLLQSIAGQMLKSNSQIRVVYCHAYEFLRDATAMSKTLDAKLGNVRELAYAFQEKYENCDVLLLDDVQLLEYGVSTQKRLAILIKHLRAQGKQVVLSCDRHPSQFNPLREGEARPKGHSEIPCISEKLLAPLESCVAVGLDVPDLTTRMKLIQKKSMSIPFVDKDREEICRFLSLPPRENFRVIEGMLNGLRAMNEFCEENLDLGAVKRLVAAPGTSGVEELSVKGISETVAMEFGCDLTALASKRQDAGVALPRKVAMYLCREMTSTSLVNIGEFFNRDYSSVIAAIRSLVKQMDKDEDLARKVKDIRYLLEA, from the coding sequence GTGACGAACTCTGTTGCTCTTTTGAATTCTGAATCTTCGGTCTGGCAGTTGGTGTTGGACCGTGCGCATATTGAATGTAATGATTATTTGGGCCTCGAAATCCTTGATATGGTCGGATACGAGGGATTTTTTGACGGCTACGCCCAGATAACGGTTCCTGATGAATTTCGCAGAGATTGGGTGAACGCCCATTACGCCGGTGTATTGCGTACCGCCTTTTCCGAAGTCCTTGGTGAATCCTTTGTTGATTTCAAGATTTCGATTGCCGCTAGCGAAAAAAGCGTGCAGGTGATGTCGACTCCGGCAGCCCCGAAGCTTCCGCCCGTGCGCCCGGCCCGTGTTGCCGCCAAGAAGCGCGCCCCCCGTCTCAAGCTTTCTTTGTATGCCGGCTATACTTTCGAGAACTTTATCGAAGGCGACTGCAACTTTACCGCTTGTGAAGCTTGCAAGTCCGTGGCCGAAAAGCCGGGCGATCCGGCCTTGAATCCGCTTTTTGTATATGGCAAGTCCGGTCTCGGCAAGACTCATTTGTTGCAGTCCATTGCCGGACAGATGCTCAAGAGCAATTCCCAGATCCGCGTGGTCTATTGCCATGCTTACGAATTCCTGCGTGACGCTACGGCCATGAGCAAGACGCTAGACGCAAAACTCGGCAACGTCCGTGAACTTGCTTACGCCTTCCAGGAAAAGTACGAAAACTGCGATGTGCTGCTTTTGGACGACGTCCAGCTTCTGGAATATGGCGTCAGCACGCAGAAGCGCCTTGCCATTTTGATTAAGCATTTGCGCGCCCAGGGCAAGCAGGTGGTGCTTTCTTGCGACAGGCATCCGTCGCAGTTCAATCCGCTTCGCGAAGGCGAAGCGCGCCCCAAGGGCCATTCCGAAATCCCGTGCATTTCGGAAAAGCTTCTGGCTCCGCTGGAATCTTGCGTGGCTGTGGGCCTCGATGTACCGGACCTTACGACTCGCATGAAGCTGATCCAGAAGAAGTCCATGAGCATTCCGTTCGTCGACAAGGACCGCGAAGAAATTTGCAGGTTCCTGTCGCTCCCACCGCGCGAAAACTTCCGCGTGATCGAGGGCATGCTGAACGGTCTCCGTGCCATGAACGAATTCTGCGAAGAGAACCTGGACCTGGGCGCCGTCAAGCGCTTGGTGGCAGCTCCGGGAACCTCTGGCGTCGAGGAACTTTCAGTCAAGGGAATCTCCGAAACCGTGGCCATGGAATTCGGCTGCGACCTCACGGCCCTTGCAAGCAAGCGCCAGGACGCCGGTGTAGCCCTTCCGCGTAAGGTGGCGATGTACCTTTGCCGCGAAATGACCAGTACATCGCTCGTAAATATTGGCGAATTCTTTAACAGGGATTACTCTTCTGTTATCGCCGCAATCCGTTCACTTGTGAAGCAGATGGATAAAGACGAAGACCTTGCCCGCAAGGTCAAGGATATCCGCTATTTGCTGGAAGCCTAG
- a CDS encoding U32 family peptidase C-terminal domain-containing protein, whose amino-acid sequence MLPELLAPAGDLVRMKYAFAYGADAVYAGQPAFSLRARENGFKNLDDLAEGIEYAHRLGKKFYLTSNVIPRNVKVEAFQKALLAAIDLKPDALIVADPGFVGWLREVRPEVEIHLSVQANTTNYLAAKFWHDLGVSRVILSRELRLSEILEIKDRLPDLELEVFVHGAVCMSMSGRCMLSNWVTRRDANQGACDNSCRMPYRLYANPEPQCENYQEHEGSFRLQRTDRPELDPIALDEDTWGTYFMSSRDICAIDVIPELMAAGLDSFKIEGRTKSVYYLSQVVRAYRMAIDSCADQFAQGVPTESVKVSDESRRAISFVDGRGFMPGFLRGPLPQNYESTHEEAPGGCVAAQVLSYDAATNSCRVNVKTPFSIDDSLELMTPSGMAPCKIEAMKDFRGGDVDRLHPGTEGIVFLQENDENLSFGANFAFFVRKIT is encoded by the coding sequence ATGCTACCTGAACTCTTAGCTCCTGCTGGCGACCTTGTTCGCATGAAGTACGCCTTCGCTTACGGCGCCGATGCCGTATATGCGGGGCAGCCCGCCTTTTCGCTCCGTGCCCGCGAAAACGGTTTTAAGAATTTGGACGACCTGGCCGAAGGTATCGAATATGCCCACCGCCTGGGCAAGAAGTTTTACCTCACCAGTAACGTGATTCCCCGCAACGTGAAGGTGGAGGCTTTCCAGAAGGCCTTGCTTGCGGCCATTGACTTGAAACCTGACGCATTGATTGTGGCGGACCCCGGTTTTGTGGGTTGGTTGCGCGAAGTGCGACCCGAGGTCGAGATTCATTTGTCTGTACAGGCGAATACCACGAACTATTTGGCGGCCAAGTTCTGGCATGACCTTGGCGTGAGCCGCGTGATTTTGAGCCGTGAACTTCGTTTGTCCGAGATTTTGGAAATCAAGGACCGCTTGCCGGATTTGGAATTGGAAGTTTTCGTGCATGGTGCCGTCTGTATGTCGATGTCCGGTCGCTGTATGCTCAGTAACTGGGTGACTCGCCGCGATGCCAACCAGGGCGCCTGCGATAACAGCTGCCGCATGCCGTATCGTTTGTACGCAAACCCGGAGCCGCAGTGCGAAAACTATCAGGAGCATGAAGGCTCCTTCCGCCTGCAGCGCACCGACCGCCCGGAACTGGATCCGATTGCCTTGGACGAAGACACTTGGGGCACATACTTCATGAGTAGCCGCGACATTTGCGCGATCGACGTGATTCCGGAACTGATGGCGGCGGGGCTTGATTCGTTCAAGATCGAAGGTCGCACCAAGTCGGTGTATTACTTGAGTCAGGTGGTGCGTGCCTACCGTATGGCGATAGATTCTTGTGCCGATCAGTTTGCACAGGGCGTGCCTACGGAATCGGTGAAGGTTTCCGACGAAAGCCGTCGCGCGATTTCCTTTGTGGATGGTCGCGGATTCATGCCGGGATTCCTGCGTGGCCCTCTGCCGCAGAATTACGAGTCCACTCACGAAGAAGCTCCCGGTGGCTGCGTGGCGGCGCAGGTCCTGTCTTACGATGCTGCTACGAATTCTTGCCGCGTAAACGTCAAGACGCCCTTCTCTATCGACGATTCCCTGGAGTTGATGACACCGTCGGGAATGGCTCCTTGCAAGATCGAGGCGATGAAAGATTTCAGGGGGGGAGATGTGGATCGCCTGCATCCGGGGACCGAGGGAATCGTTTTCTTACAAGAAAATGACGAAAATCTTTCATTTGGTGCGAATTTTGCCTTTTTTGTGCGTAAAATCACATAA
- a CDS encoding carbohydrate-binding domain-containing protein, whose protein sequence is MGYSSLVAMGLMAACSDDSSNSPKDEISEAIENQEINTNPCIYDGYTAMQGASGETLCLDAEGTLAFWINTDGTYGFPEAAQGATESGTTDPSTTTPDPAAETSPSDPATDPSANDPAESTTPAENTSNFCTTDKALYTVNGISYYKDAEGNLYYFDASCNKTTVTAATPESSSSETISEDPETAASSASQPGLTSSETVTPESSNSNVAPSSSADATANSSASVVTPSNGSVPTISYAANGATVENNNNCVTVTGGEVEITCAGDYDFSGSYSGADAQIRVYSPKSDSGVYLNLRGLTLTNTADAPIYSQMSSKTFVVAKSGTTNTLSDGSTRTKSYTYVNSNNETKVDTTSACIYAKDDLTIKGEGTLIVKGNYNNGIHTSNDLRFRGATTINVTAANNGLKGKGIVDIENGNITIAATNGDGIKSDEGEDAGSIVDNKGIVNIKGGNITITKAGDDGIQAYNYIIVQDSVSEPNIKVTSTGKGIVSDNRVYINAGKIDISSGDDGVHSNLNVYFNGGYTTIAAPKNDGVHADSTLMINDGTIYVTNSYEGLEAWYIKANGGITDVYGTDDAWNAAGGNDGSGNTNQSGQSNWGFGPGGGMGGRMGSSSGFLTITGGVHHAKTGSGDTDGIDSNGELTISGGVVIVECQISGGMGGSFDADGSASLTSKTVLGFSSGSSEKGTNYNVSFTTGSYYGTSNIAFKPTISGRYMVATTGQPAQVSNTSSYQKSVTFPSGSSVYYNE, encoded by the coding sequence TTGGGATACTCTTCACTTGTCGCGATGGGCCTTATGGCGGCCTGTTCAGACGACAGTTCTAATTCTCCGAAGGATGAAATTTCAGAAGCCATCGAGAATCAGGAAATCAACACTAACCCTTGCATCTATGACGGCTACACCGCCATGCAAGGCGCCAGCGGCGAAACGCTTTGCCTTGATGCCGAAGGTACTTTGGCCTTCTGGATCAATACCGACGGGACCTACGGATTCCCCGAAGCAGCGCAGGGCGCAACCGAAAGCGGCACCACCGATCCATCTACCACTACACCTGATCCTGCTGCAGAAACATCACCGAGCGATCCCGCCACGGATCCGTCTGCAAACGATCCGGCGGAATCGACCACGCCCGCAGAGAATACTTCCAACTTCTGCACGACGGACAAGGCTCTCTATACCGTGAACGGCATTTCTTACTACAAGGATGCCGAAGGCAATCTCTATTACTTTGATGCTAGCTGCAACAAGACTACGGTCACAGCGGCTACACCTGAAAGCAGTTCTTCTGAAACCATTTCGGAAGATCCCGAAACAGCAGCCAGTAGCGCTTCTCAGCCGGGACTTACTTCTTCTGAAACGGTAACGCCGGAATCGAGCAATTCGAATGTAGCGCCCAGCAGTTCTGCAGATGCAACCGCAAACAGCAGCGCCTCTGTCGTAACGCCTTCAAACGGTAGCGTTCCCACCATCAGTTACGCCGCAAACGGTGCCACTGTCGAAAACAACAACAACTGCGTCACGGTCACTGGCGGCGAAGTCGAAATTACTTGTGCCGGCGACTACGACTTTAGCGGCTCCTATAGCGGCGCTGACGCCCAGATCCGCGTGTATTCTCCCAAGAGCGATTCGGGCGTTTACCTGAACCTGCGCGGACTCACGCTTACCAATACGGCTGATGCTCCCATTTATTCGCAGATGTCCAGCAAGACCTTCGTGGTCGCCAAAAGCGGAACCACCAACACGCTTAGCGACGGAAGCACCCGTACGAAGTCTTATACTTACGTCAATTCCAACAACGAAACGAAGGTAGATACCACCAGCGCCTGCATTTACGCCAAGGACGACTTGACCATCAAGGGCGAAGGTACCTTAATCGTGAAGGGCAACTACAACAACGGCATTCACACTAGCAACGACTTGCGCTTCCGCGGTGCAACGACAATCAACGTGACCGCCGCAAATAACGGTTTGAAGGGCAAGGGCATCGTGGATATCGAAAACGGAAACATTACCATCGCAGCGACCAACGGCGACGGCATCAAGAGCGACGAAGGCGAAGATGCAGGCTCTATAGTAGACAATAAAGGCATTGTCAATATCAAGGGCGGCAACATCACCATTACCAAGGCGGGCGACGACGGCATCCAGGCTTACAACTATATCATCGTCCAAGACTCGGTTTCTGAGCCGAACATCAAGGTAACATCGACCGGCAAAGGCATCGTCTCTGACAACAGAGTTTACATCAATGCCGGGAAAATTGACATTTCTTCTGGTGATGACGGAGTGCATTCCAACTTGAACGTCTACTTTAACGGAGGCTACACAACTATTGCGGCCCCCAAGAACGACGGCGTACATGCCGACTCAACCCTCATGATCAACGACGGTACCATCTACGTGACCAATTCCTATGAAGGTCTGGAGGCCTGGTACATCAAGGCAAACGGCGGCATTACCGATGTCTACGGAACCGATGACGCCTGGAATGCTGCCGGCGGCAATGACGGATCCGGCAACACCAATCAAAGCGGCCAGTCAAACTGGGGATTCGGCCCCGGAGGCGGCATGGGTGGCAGAATGGGAAGCAGCAGCGGTTTCCTTACCATTACGGGCGGCGTACACCACGCAAAGACTGGCTCCGGTGACACCGACGGCATTGACAGCAACGGCGAACTCACCATTTCTGGTGGCGTTGTCATCGTTGAATGCCAGATTAGCGGCGGCATGGGCGGCTCCTTCGACGCCGACGGTTCAGCAAGCCTCACCAGTAAAACGGTTCTCGGTTTCAGCAGCGGTTCCTCGGAAAAGGGCACTAACTATAACGTCAGCTTTACAACCGGCAGCTACTACGGAACATCTAACATCGCATTCAAGCCCACCATATCGGGTAGATACATGGTCGCTACTACAGGTCAGCCCGCACAAGTAAGCAATACCTCCAGCTACCAGAAGAGCGTCACCTTCCCTTCAGGAAGCTCCGTCTACTACAACGAATAG
- a CDS encoding type IV pilus twitching motility protein PilT, which produces MADQQQQPQLRIEKLLREMVNRGASDLHLRVGVPPVYRINGALQRPFDVKVDSLMMDSFLDDIMNRDQKQRFEANKECDFAVGARDMGRFRVNVFRQRGSIAVVIRHIKAKIPAFEELHLPEVIRDMSLTKRGLVLVTGTTGSGKSTTLAAMLDYINQNEAVNIITVEDPIEYLYKDNKAIISQREIGVDTLSYANALRAALRQDPDVLLVGEIRDLETMQIAMTAADTGHMVFATIHTTNATETIHRVLSMYPPHQHDEIRLLLSEVLAGIISLRLLPTKDGNGRVPAAEILVNTAAIKEYIEDKDKNDLIEQAIAEGHMQYRSQTFDQALLKLYEEEKISLETAMNAATNPDDFDLKIRGISGTSERSWM; this is translated from the coding sequence ATGGCAGATCAGCAACAGCAGCCGCAACTTCGTATTGAAAAACTGTTGCGCGAAATGGTAAACCGCGGTGCATCTGACTTGCACTTGCGCGTAGGCGTTCCGCCTGTTTACCGTATTAACGGTGCTTTGCAGCGTCCTTTCGATGTCAAGGTGGATTCCCTGATGATGGATTCCTTCTTGGATGACATCATGAACCGCGATCAGAAACAGCGTTTTGAAGCTAACAAGGAATGCGACTTTGCCGTGGGTGCCCGCGACATGGGCCGTTTCCGTGTGAACGTTTTCCGCCAGCGCGGTTCTATCGCTGTGGTGATTCGTCACATTAAGGCAAAGATTCCGGCCTTTGAAGAATTGCATTTGCCCGAAGTCATTCGCGACATGTCCTTGACCAAGCGTGGTCTCGTGCTGGTTACAGGTACAACGGGTTCGGGTAAGTCGACGACCTTGGCCGCCATGCTGGATTACATCAACCAGAATGAAGCGGTAAACATCATTACGGTCGAAGACCCGATTGAATACCTTTACAAGGACAACAAGGCGATTATTTCGCAGCGTGAAATCGGTGTGGATACGCTTTCTTACGCCAACGCCTTGCGCGCCGCTCTCCGTCAGGACCCCGATGTGCTTCTGGTGGGCGAAATTCGTGACTTGGAAACCATGCAGATTGCCATGACGGCTGCCGATACGGGCCACATGGTGTTTGCGACGATCCATACCACGAACGCGACGGAAACTATTCACCGTGTGCTTTCGATGTACCCGCCGCACCAGCATGACGAAATTCGCTTGCTGCTTTCTGAAGTGCTTGCCGGTATTATTTCGCTGCGCTTGTTGCCGACCAAGGATGGTAACGGGCGAGTGCCTGCTGCCGAAATCCTTGTGAATACGGCGGCAATCAAGGAATACATCGAAGACAAGGACAAGAACGACTTGATCGAGCAGGCTATTGCTGAAGGTCACATGCAGTACCGCAGCCAGACCTTCGACCAGGCGCTCCTGAAACTCTACGAAGAAGAAAAGATTTCCCTTGAAACGGCTATGAACGCTGCCACGAACCCCGATGACTTCGATCTTAAGATCCGCGGTATCTCGGGTACGTCTGAACGCAGTTGGATGTAG